One Marinobacter sp. es.048 genomic window, CTGACTGGTCTGGTCATGGGTAACTCGCGCTTTACGGGCAGACTGCCGGAATTCTTCGTCCTTCGAGAAAAGATCAATCAGGCCGAACGTAGTGTTGGAGATTGCCTTATGCAGCTTCTCCACCGCGCTGGCACCACCCGAGACCGAGTCCTCCAACAGTCTGGCGCGATTCCGGACCTCAAGAAGATCCATTCTGCTTTTCTGGATGGCGCTGTGCGCCGCCACCCGATGGGAATTGAGAATCCGGGCTTCCCGGCGGCAGAGCAGCAGCTGCCAGTAGGCGATGCAGAATCCGCCCAAGGCCAGTAGCAGCAACAATACGATTGCGGCCAGATTCATGAGAGGGCCCTCCAGTCACTCATTGCGATCACCGATACTCAATCTGCATATCAACGTCGATTTCGCGCTCTTGCATCTCTTCCTCGAGCTCTTTCATCACTTCCTGATACACCATTTTGCGAACCATCACGGGCAGTTTGTCGGCAAGCACACGGGCTGAGCGTGATTCCCGCTTGGCCAGGGAAATCGGATCCAGTACCCGTAGCGTAATGACCAACTCGGGTTCCTGCTCGGAATCTGCGATATCGTCGTTCTCCATCATTCGCGCGATCACTTTACGCTGTTCAAGAACCTGCCAGCAGAGAAAACCGCTGAACAGGACAAGCAATATGCTCAGTACCATCAAAAAGGTGATCAATTCGAACCTCCGGAAATCGTTTCGTGCACTGCTTGGCAGTGTGCCCTATGTAGTGTGACAAACGATTGGCCGTGACGACGGATTCAAGAGTGCGGCCAGGAAAGTAGAACGAGCGCTCAAAACTGTTAACATTGGTTGCGGTTGTTCAATGAGCTGCGCAGAATCAACGGGTTAAGGCCAACTATTCATACCAACAGAGGATTGTTCATGGTTTGGTTCAAGGCGTTTGCAAGTGGTTTTCTCGCGACCCTGGTATTTCATCAGGGCCTGTTCGCATTGTTCTGGCTAGGCGGCATTGTGCCCGCAGCGCCCTTCAATCTGTCACCCGTGCCGCCGCTCGGTGTGCCGCAGGTGGTATCCCTGGCGTTCTTTGGTGGCCTGTGGGGTATGTTGCTGTGGCTGATTCTTGGCCGTCTGGCAGGGGTGAAGTTCTGGCTGGGGCATGTCATTGTAGGGGCAGTAGGTCCGACGGCTGTCGCCATGCTGGTGGTGTTCCCCCTGAAAGGCCTTGATGTCTCTGCCCAAACGTGGGTGGGCGGACTTCTTCTTAACGGATTCTGGGGCCTTGGTGTCGCCGTATTCATGCGTCTGATGGGCGAGAAAGCGGTTGCCGGGCTCCGCTGAGTTATCAATCGACTATTTATCAATTCTTGTTATAACGACTGTTTACTAAGGAAGAGCAATGACCAAATCTACAGAAACAGCCCATGATCTGGTGGTGTTCGGTGCGACCAGTTTCGTTGGCCAGATTCTTACTCGTTACTTGCTCGAAACCTACGGAGTGGGTCAATCGGTGAAGTGGGCGATTGCCGGTCGCTCCGAGAGCAAGCTCAATACCCTTAAGGGCGAACTTGGCGACAACGCCAAGGATCTGCCGGTGATTCTGGCTGACGCGTCCGATGAAGCCGCCCTGAAAGCCATGTGCGACCAAACCCGCGTGATTATTTCCACCGTCGGCCCTTATGCCTTGTACGGTGAGCCGCTGGTGAAGGCGTGCGTGCGCAGCGGCACGGATTACTGCGATCTGACGGGCGAAGTGCAATGGATCCGCAAGATGGTGGAGCGCTACGAGGAGGAAGCTAAAGCCTCCGGTGCACGCATTGTTCACTGCTGCGGCTTCGACTCGATTCCCTCCGATATGGGCGTGTGGTTCCTGCAGAACCAGGCAGAGCAGACCTTCGGTGCGCCATGCCGGGATGTCCGCATGCGGGTGAAAACCGCCAAGGGCGAGTTCTCAGGCGGCACGGTTGCCTCCCTGATGAATGCGGTAAAGGAAGCGGCGGCCGATCCAAAACTGCGAAAACAAATGGCCAATCCGTTCTCGATCTGCCCGCCGGAGCATCGCTCCAAAACCCGTCAGCCCAGCCTGAAGGGCGCCGAGTTCGACAAGACCTTCAACGCTTGGCTAGCTCCTTTTGTAATGGCAGCGATCAACACCCGAGTGGTGCATCGTTCCAACGCCCTGCAGAACGCTCGCTATGGCAAGGAGTTCACTTACGATGAAGCCATGATGACGGGTCGGGGTACCAAGGGCCGACTGGCAGCTTATGGAGTCACCGGTGGCCTGGGGGCATTCTTGATGGCCTCGGCGATCAAACCGACCCGCTGGCTGGTTGAGAAGTTCGTACCCAAGCCGGGCGAAGGCCCAAGCCCAGAAGCCCAGAAAGCCGGCTTTTATGACCTTCGGTTTGTTGGTCGCACAGAAGATGGCAAAACCATCATCACCAAGGTGACCGGCGATCAGGACCCGGGCTACGGTTCCACCGGCAAGATGTTGGGCGAGGCGGGTATGTGCCTGGCGTTCGATATTCCCGCGGATCAGCCCGGCGGGTTCTGGACACCATCCTCATTGTTGGACGGCAAGCTGATGGACCGTCTCACCAGCAAGGCAGGGCTCAGCTTCGAGGTTCTCGAAACCCGCTAACCGCTCAGATAGATCACACGGTCGGTGCCCGGCAGGGCATCCGACCCGTGTGCCAGGCTAACCACGGTTTTTCCTTCCAGAATTGCTTCCATCCGTTTTGAAATCCGCGCCCGGGTTTCCGCATCCAGGCCGGTGAACGGCTCATCCAGTATCACCAGCGGGGCTGGGTTCAGTAACACCCGCGCCAGGGCCACACGCCGGGCCTCGCCGCCAGAGAGTCGGCTACCAGCACTGCCCAGCCAGGTATCGAGCTGATCCGGTTCTGTGGCAAAGCGCTCACCCAACTCCACCTGTTCCAGAATGCTCCAGAGCTCCGTGTCCGAGGCCTCAGGCCAGCCCAATAACAGGTTGGCTCTGAGGGTGTCCTCGAACAAAACGGTTTTCTGGGTGAGGTAGACGCAATCCTTTCGCGCCAGGCTCCCCTGGCCATGAGGTAAAAGGCCAGCGAGCACATCCGCCAGAGAAGACTTGCCGCTGCCGGAATAACCGAGAATACCAATGCGTTCGCCTTCGTCGACTTCCAGATTGAAGCGCGTGAACAATGGCGCGTAACCCTTATGTTTTACAGCGATATTTTCTGCCAGAAGAGCGGTTCTCGGTGGTAATTCTGAAGCGATAGCGGCAGCAGAATGTTCGTCTTCGCGACAGTCCCGATTCAATCGCACAGCCGAAGCCACGGTTGCTCCAAGCTTGCCAAAGACATCCGGCAGCATGGCATAGACCTCGGCCAGACCGAGCAGAGCAATGGGCAGTAACACAAGTACCGGGCCGGAAACCGAACCCGACTGAAACAGGGAAAAACCGGCCCAGAGCGCCAGAACCGCAGAAAGATTGACGAAAAGATGGGAGCCGGCTAGATGCCAGCCTATACGCGTGTCCGCTTTCGCCTGCTCCGAGGTCACCTGATGGGCCTGTCGCATAAGCCAGGCGGCATGTTTACCGGTGCGCCCGGCGGCGGTCAGCTCCGGGAAACCTTCAATATGTTCGATCACCGCGGTTCGAAGCGCTTCCTGCCGGTCGCTTTGCCGCGCGGCCAGGCGCCAGGTTCTCAGGTAAATCCCGACGGTGGCGATCATCAGAGCAATGACCAGGAACAGCCCGACCAGCAGGGCGGTACCGAAATCAAAGAGAACCGCAGCCAGAACCACCACCAGAAGTGTTACCAGGCCCGCAAGCGCAGTGGGCGCGATTAAACGCAGGTAGAGGGTGTCCAGGGCATCCACGTCACTGGTTAGCCGGGACAGCCACTGTGCGCCGCTCAGCTCCCCACGACGAACGCGACTGGCTCGGGACAAGCGCTGGAACAGAGTCACGCGAATATCTGTGAGCAATCTCAGAACGGTATCGTGATTGTAGACCCGCTCCAGGTACCGGAACACGGTGCGGGCAACGGCGAAAAAGCGGATGGCGCCGCCGGGCACATACAGATTGATGGTGGCCGCCACACCGGCAGCCAGAAGCAGCCCCACCAGCGCCGTTTCGGTAATGAACCAACCCGAAACCGCCAACAGGCCAATGCCGGATAGCAAGGTGGCGAGAATCAGGAAACCGCCTACAACCAGACGGCCCGGGCGCCTGAAAATCAGATCCAGCCACGGCTTCAGGTCACGCATCCCGCACCTCCCCGCCAGATACCAGCAGCACACGGTTCGCCAGGGTGAGCAAGGCCTGGTGGTGGGTCGAGAAGATCAGGGTTTTGCCGGCCACCGCCAGTTTGTGCAGGGCTTCTAGTACAAACACCTCACTGTCGCTGTCGAGGCCCGCGGTGGGCTCGTCCAGAAGGATCAGGTCGTAATCCGCGAGAAAAATCCGGGCCAGGCTCAGCCGCCGGGCCTGGCCGCCGGAGAGTCCCTGGCCTTCCTCAGATACCGGGCTATAGATTCCCTGTTGGCGGCTGTCCAGCAGCGAACCGAGACCGACATTGCGCAGGGCAGTTTCAATGGCAACATCAGAGGCATCCGGAGTAGTCAGCCTGAGATTATCGGCCCAGGTGCCCTGAACCAGGAAGCCTTTCTGCCCCAGCCAGCCAAACCGGAAACTGCCCGGTGTTTCGCCAAACAGATGAATCTCACCGCTATCTGGCGCCATAAACCCGGCTAGCAGGTGCAGCAATGTGGATTTGCCACCGCCGGACGGACCTGTGAGAGCAATCACTTCTCCCTTACGAATGGTCAGGAACAAGTCGTGTAACACAACCTGATCCGACCGGAAGGTTTTCGTGACCGAATTCAACTCGATTCGATCTTCTGCACCCTCTACGGATGCCATTTCGATGGTGCTCTCGAGGTTCACCGTGGTTTCCAGTCGCTCAAGAATCTCGTTACCAGCGCCCATGGCGGCGGCACGATCGTGGTAATGCTGGGAGAGCGTCCGCAACGGCTGGAAAAACTCCGGCGCGAGCAGAAGAATCAGCAACCCGGAAAACAGGGTCAGATCCTCGGAAGGGCCGTAGGTGATGTACCCCAGCAAACCAAACCCGATGTAGATGGCAATAACGGCAATGGCTACCGAGGCAAAGAACTCCAGAACCGCCGAGGACAGAAAAGCCACCCGTAGCGTTTTCATGGTGATGCGCCGGTAGTAATCCGAGCGTTTACGAATGAGCTCGGCTGCCCCGGCGGTCTGGCCAAACAACTGAAGGGTTGTCAGGCCACGCACCTTGTCGAGGAATTGCCCTGATAGACGGCTGATGGTTTCAAAGTGCTGCTGGTTCAGTTTCTCCGCGCCCATGCCCACAAGCGCCATGAACAAGGGAATCAGCGGGGCGGACAGCAGCAGGAAGATGGCGGCCAGCCAGTCCAACCAGAACACAAGGGCGAGAATCAGCAGCGGCACAATCATGGACAGGGTCATTTGCGGCAGAAACCGCGCAAAGTAACCGTGCAGGGCTTCCACGTGGTCAATCCATTCCCGGGCAAGAGTGCCTGCCGAGGATTGGCCCAGTTCGATCGGGCCAGTGGCCTGCCAGTGCTTGTGGAGCTGACGACGGGCATCACGCCGAACCTGTTCGCTACAGCGTGCGGCAAACCGGGCCTGAAAGCCTTGGCCCAAGGCACGAACAACCAGCGCCAGAATCAGGCCGAGAAAAAGGGGAGTGAGGTCTGCAACGGGAACCTCGTCAATCACGCCCAGGTGAATGATCCGGGCCAACAACACCATCTGAATGATGGTGGCAATGCCGGCAACAGTGCCGGCGGCCACGGTACTGCGGATCCAAAGGCGGCTACCACGAGCCAGATGGGCAAGCCATTGCTTGACGGCTTTCTGATCCGTGGCGGAGGTATTCTCTCCGCCACGACTCGCCCGTGGCTCCGACACTTAGTGGTAACCCTCGCCGGCGCGGACCTTGCCCCGGAAGACCCAGTAGGTCCACGCAGTGTAGGCCAGCACGATCGGGATCACGAACAGCAGCCCCAACAGCAGGAACAGCTGGGATTCATAGGCGGAGGCGGCCTCCCAGAGCGTGTATTCCGGCGGCACCACATACGGCCAACGGCTGACCACCAGGCCGAAGTAGGTGGTGATGAACAGCCCCATGGTGGCCACGAACGGCATGCCGTCCCGGCGATCACGAACCGAACGATAGATCTGGATAGCGCACAGCAATGTCAGAACCGGCAGAACCCAGATAATGGTCAGGTTGGAGAACCAGCGCTCACGAACCATGTCATCCACAAAGGGCGTCCAGACGCCAATGATGCCGAAGACCACAAGAACAGCGAGAAGTAGCGGCAGGGTGATCTTGTAGGCCCACTGCTGCAGATAACCCTCGGTTTTCATGATCAGCCAGGTGGAACCCAGCAGGGCGTAGCCGGCCAGCATGCCCAGGCCCGTCAGCACCGTGAACGGCGTGAGCCAGTCCAACGCGCCGCCGACGTAGACTCCGTTGGCGGTTTCAAATCCCTGGATGTACGCACCAACTACGGCACCCTGGGCGAAGGAGGCGACGGTAGAACCGCCGGCAAAGGCCCAATTCCAAAGATACCGGGAAGTCCGGGCCTTGAACCGGAACTCGAACGCCACGCCCCGGAAAATCAGCCCGGCCAGCAGCAGGAACACACCAATATAGAGTGCGGGCAGGAAGATGGAATACACCATCGGGAAGGCCGCCAGAAGGCCGGCGCCACCGAGCACCAGCCAGGTTTCGTTACCGTCCCACACCGGGGCCACCGAGTTCATCATGGTGTCCCGGCTTTCCTCGTTCGGGGCGAAGGGGAAAAGAATCCCCACGCCCAGGTCGAATCCGTCCATCAGCACATACATGATGATGCCGAAGCCGATAATGAAGGCCCAGATAAGGGGCAGATCGAAAAGTTCCATAGTCAGTGACCTCCCTCGTTAACTGGCTTGGCGTTTCCTACAGTATCTGTTGAACCCTGCTCAATCTCGAAGGACACATGGGCAGCAGAGAACGGACGTTTCGGTCTATCGGCTTCGTGCTCGTCCTCATCCTGGTCTTCAAGACCTACATACAACACCCGCATCAGGTAATACACGCCGGCTGAGAACACCAGAGCGTACACCACGACATAACCGATGAGTGTGAACAGCGCCATACCACCGGTGAGTGACGGGGTCAGGGCTTCGGCCTGAGTCATCTGGCCATAGACCAGCCAGGGCGCCCGGCCCACCTCGG contains:
- the cydB gene encoding cytochrome d ubiquinol oxidase subunit II; the encoded protein is MELFDLPLIWAFIIGFGIIMYVLMDGFDLGVGILFPFAPNEESRDTMMNSVAPVWDGNETWLVLGGAGLLAAFPMVYSIFLPALYIGVFLLLAGLIFRGVAFEFRFKARTSRYLWNWAFAGGSTVASFAQGAVVGAYIQGFETANGVYVGGALDWLTPFTVLTGLGMLAGYALLGSTWLIMKTEGYLQQWAYKITLPLLLAVLVVFGIIGVWTPFVDDMVRERWFSNLTIIWVLPVLTLLCAIQIYRSVRDRRDGMPFVATMGLFITTYFGLVVSRWPYVVPPEYTLWEAASAYESQLFLLLGLLFVIPIVLAYTAWTYWVFRGKVRAGEGYH
- the cydD gene encoding thiol reductant ABC exporter subunit CydD, with translation MSEPRASRGGENTSATDQKAVKQWLAHLARGSRLWIRSTVAAGTVAGIATIIQMVLLARIIHLGVIDEVPVADLTPLFLGLILALVVRALGQGFQARFAARCSEQVRRDARRQLHKHWQATGPIELGQSSAGTLAREWIDHVEALHGYFARFLPQMTLSMIVPLLILALVFWLDWLAAIFLLLSAPLIPLFMALVGMGAEKLNQQHFETISRLSGQFLDKVRGLTTLQLFGQTAGAAELIRKRSDYYRRITMKTLRVAFLSSAVLEFFASVAIAVIAIYIGFGLLGYITYGPSEDLTLFSGLLILLLAPEFFQPLRTLSQHYHDRAAAMGAGNEILERLETTVNLESTIEMASVEGAEDRIELNSVTKTFRSDQVVLHDLFLTIRKGEVIALTGPSGGGKSTLLHLLAGFMAPDSGEIHLFGETPGSFRFGWLGQKGFLVQGTWADNLRLTTPDASDVAIETALRNVGLGSLLDSRQQGIYSPVSEEGQGLSGGQARRLSLARIFLADYDLILLDEPTAGLDSDSEVFVLEALHKLAVAGKTLIFSTHHQALLTLANRVLLVSGGEVRDA
- the cydC gene encoding thiol reductant ABC exporter subunit CydC, which gives rise to MRDLKPWLDLIFRRPGRLVVGGFLILATLLSGIGLLAVSGWFITETALVGLLLAAGVAATINLYVPGGAIRFFAVARTVFRYLERVYNHDTVLRLLTDIRVTLFQRLSRASRVRRGELSGAQWLSRLTSDVDALDTLYLRLIAPTALAGLVTLLVVVLAAVLFDFGTALLVGLFLVIALMIATVGIYLRTWRLAARQSDRQEALRTAVIEHIEGFPELTAAGRTGKHAAWLMRQAHQVTSEQAKADTRIGWHLAGSHLFVNLSAVLALWAGFSLFQSGSVSGPVLVLLPIALLGLAEVYAMLPDVFGKLGATVASAVRLNRDCREDEHSAAAIASELPPRTALLAENIAVKHKGYAPLFTRFNLEVDEGERIGILGYSGSGKSSLADVLAGLLPHGQGSLARKDCVYLTQKTVLFEDTLRANLLLGWPEASDTELWSILEQVELGERFATEPDQLDTWLGSAGSRLSGGEARRVALARVLLNPAPLVILDEPFTGLDAETRARISKRMEAILEGKTVVSLAHGSDALPGTDRVIYLSG
- a CDS encoding saccharopine dehydrogenase family protein — encoded protein: MTKSTETAHDLVVFGATSFVGQILTRYLLETYGVGQSVKWAIAGRSESKLNTLKGELGDNAKDLPVILADASDEAALKAMCDQTRVIISTVGPYALYGEPLVKACVRSGTDYCDLTGEVQWIRKMVERYEEEAKASGARIVHCCGFDSIPSDMGVWFLQNQAEQTFGAPCRDVRMRVKTAKGEFSGGTVASLMNAVKEAAADPKLRKQMANPFSICPPEHRSKTRQPSLKGAEFDKTFNAWLAPFVMAAINTRVVHRSNALQNARYGKEFTYDEAMMTGRGTKGRLAAYGVTGGLGAFLMASAIKPTRWLVEKFVPKPGEGPSPEAQKAGFYDLRFVGRTEDGKTIITKVTGDQDPGYGSTGKMLGEAGMCLAFDIPADQPGGFWTPSSLLDGKLMDRLTSKAGLSFEVLETR